A stretch of the Poseidonibacter parvus genome encodes the following:
- a CDS encoding YihY family inner membrane protein gives MNENNSEKSLAKKTLDLLDSFFNDDTTYYAASLSFFTIFSILPIIALLIAIISNFQEFESYLEIFTSYIFDIINPTHSEDIISSLKNYISNSNELGTIGIVYMLFVFIMFFKDYEYIVNKIHKTKRKSIHISFIFYSIFLVLIPIIFIALNIIVSFYNNTIFDKFISYLFSWLIFYALFKFSVNRKIDNKAALISSLVTLLSLSLTKNLFIYYVIYNKTYTTIYGSLATLLFTFFWIYISWIIYLYGIKMCHKLNLKAILNKKANQL, from the coding sequence ATGAATGAAAACAATAGTGAAAAAAGTTTAGCAAAAAAGACTCTAGATTTATTAGATTCTTTTTTCAATGATGATACAACATATTATGCAGCATCATTAAGCTTTTTTACTATATTTTCAATTCTGCCTATAATTGCATTATTAATAGCAATAATATCTAACTTTCAAGAATTTGAAAGCTATCTCGAAATATTTACTTCATATATATTTGATATTATAAACCCAACGCACTCAGAAGATATTATAAGTTCACTAAAAAATTATATTTCAAACTCTAATGAATTAGGAACCATTGGAATTGTATATATGCTTTTTGTATTTATAATGTTTTTTAAAGATTACGAATATATAGTAAATAAAATTCATAAAACAAAAAGAAAATCAATTCATATTTCTTTTATCTTTTATTCAATTTTTTTAGTATTAATTCCTATAATTTTTATAGCACTTAATATAATTGTATCTTTTTATAATAATACTATATTTGATAAATTTATATCATATTTATTTTCATGGTTAATTTTTTATGCTCTATTCAAATTTAGCGTGAATCGTAAAATAGATAATAAAGCAGCACTAATATCTTCTTTAGTAACACTTCTAAGTCTTTCTCTTACAAAAAATCTCTTTATATACTATGTAATTTATAATAAAACATACACAACAATTTATGGCTCACTAGCAACACTACTATTTACATTTTTTTGGATTTATATTTCTTGGATTATTTATTTATATGGAATAAAAATGTGTCATAAACTAAATTTAAAAGCAATCTTAAACAAAAAGGCAAATCAATTATGA
- a CDS encoding HlyD family type I secretion periplasmic adaptor subunit, translating to MHNNEDVNFVNMLHAQKNAKVDFKVLLLFFSIIIFFVGAFTWAYFSQIDELTRGEGKVIPSEKIKTIQSLDGGLISEILVKEGAIVKKGQELMKIDTTRFEASLEENKQTYYHLLITKVRLEAESKIDLSKPIPELKYSQEVLKQAKVFAQNDKKLFKSRLEELKSTTEIFKIQLKQKEQEVKELRNTSSQLRRSLKLVKEEARTMELLVKRRSKSKVDLIRIKKELSQLQGDLQNAYINIPKAKYAMEEAKNRISEKAKIFRAEASNELQKLNTEIKKYESKLVSEVDKLEKTVLHSPVDGIVKQINVNTVGGVIKSGMELIEIVPQSDILLIEAKIDPKDIAFINPQQKAIVKITAYDFAIYGGLDGQITEISADSIIDKNDKNQKSYYKIVIKTKQNYLERNGQKLPIIPGMITSVDIITGKKSILDFILKPILKTKENALHER from the coding sequence ATGCATAATAATGAAGATGTAAATTTTGTAAATATGTTGCATGCACAAAAAAATGCAAAAGTAGATTTTAAAGTATTGCTACTATTCTTTTCTATTATTATATTTTTTGTAGGTGCTTTCACGTGGGCATATTTTTCACAAATTGATGAATTAACAAGAGGAGAGGGTAAAGTCATACCTTCTGAAAAAATCAAAACAATTCAAAGTTTAGATGGTGGTCTAATCTCAGAAATCTTAGTAAAAGAAGGTGCAATAGTAAAAAAAGGTCAAGAGTTGATGAAAATTGACACTACTAGATTTGAAGCATCATTAGAAGAAAATAAACAAACTTACTATCATTTACTAATTACAAAAGTAAGATTAGAAGCAGAATCTAAAATTGATCTTTCAAAACCAATACCAGAATTAAAATATTCCCAAGAGGTATTAAAACAAGCAAAGGTATTTGCTCAAAACGATAAAAAACTTTTCAAATCAAGATTAGAAGAATTAAAAAGTACAACAGAAATTTTCAAAATTCAACTAAAACAAAAAGAACAAGAAGTAAAAGAGCTTAGAAATACAAGCTCACAATTAAGAAGAAGTCTTAAGCTTGTAAAAGAAGAAGCAAGAACTATGGAGCTTTTAGTAAAAAGAAGATCTAAATCAAAAGTAGATTTAATCAGAATTAAAAAAGAGCTATCTCAGCTTCAAGGTGATCTACAAAATGCTTATATAAATATTCCAAAAGCAAAATATGCAATGGAAGAAGCAAAAAATAGAATTTCAGAAAAAGCTAAAATATTTAGAGCAGAAGCCTCAAACGAATTACAAAAACTAAATACTGAAATTAAGAAATATGAATCAAAACTTGTATCAGAAGTTGATAAATTAGAAAAAACAGTTTTACATTCACCAGTAGATGGAATAGTAAAACAAATAAATGTTAACACAGTAGGTGGAGTAATCAAATCAGGAATGGAACTGATAGAAATAGTTCCACAAAGTGATATTCTACTAATAGAAGCGAAAATAGACCCAAAAGATATAGCTTTTATAAACCCACAACAAAAAGCAATTGTAAAGATTACAGCTTATGATTTTGCTATTTATGGTGGTTTAGATGGACAAATTACTGAAATATCAGCAGATAGTATTATAGATAAAAATGATAAGAATCAAAAAAGTTACTACAAGATTGTAATAAAAACAAAACAAAACTATTTAGAACGTAATGGACAAAAACTTCCAATCATACCAGGTATGATTACAAGCGTAGACATTATTACAGGTAAAAAGTCTATTTTAGATTTTATATTAAAACCTATTTTAAAAACAAAAGAAAACGCACTTCACGAAAGATAA
- a CDS encoding type I secretion system permease/ATPase — protein MQIDQNISNEEDTLLESLLFLSKFHKRTASAESLIAGLAIHNTLMTPAMFIKSAKKIGLIVKAVNRKLHEIDNLALPAVMLLNNNKACVVLNIDSANNKVKLIMPHVSQGELNLSIEEVEKLYTGNLFIVKPAYNFENRVDKDVEVTDTKKWFWRTMKKNLGIYKLVIIAAVLINIFVIFVPLFTMNVYDRVLPNKAIDTLWVLLSGIVFVLIFDFILKLIRAYFIEQAGKRADIRMSSKIFDQLLNIKLDSKPASTGMFVSRLQSFESVREFFTTATITAFVDLPFVILFIFIIFYVGGPIGYISVATMLIAILFSFFMQRPIKKNILNSAKEDQIKQTVLTETVTGLEIIKSVRAQNRMRTHWEKSISQTSYYGNKTHYLSQIVTYFVGLISQLSGVLIVAGGVLLASEGSMTMGAIIAAMMLNSRVIGPVSQIAGMIIRLDRTMLSLNNIDEIMKMPVERQTNQNYLSRPQLNGDIIYKDVNFAYKDQKFDVLKDINLKIKKGEKIGIIGKIGSGKSTLAKLLLNLYEPSKGSVLVDNTDIRQIDPVDLRRSIGYVPQEPFLFMGSIKDNITIGEQYATDEQILKASKVSGVHDFLGKHESGYDLIVGERGEGLSGGERQSVTLARAILSNPNILVLDEPTNMMDELSENSFKQKLSTIIEDKTVIIVTHKPSLLSLVDRLIVVEDGKIVADGPKDNIVASFGNKATRVKRVPNA, from the coding sequence TTGCAAATAGATCAAAACATATCAAATGAAGAAGATACTCTTTTAGAGTCTCTTCTTTTTCTATCTAAATTTCACAAACGTACAGCCTCAGCAGAATCGCTAATCGCAGGATTAGCAATACACAACACCTTAATGACTCCAGCAATGTTCATAAAATCTGCGAAAAAAATAGGCCTTATTGTAAAAGCAGTAAATAGAAAACTTCATGAAATAGACAATCTTGCACTTCCAGCAGTAATGCTTTTAAACAATAACAAAGCATGTGTAGTTTTAAATATTGATTCAGCAAATAACAAAGTAAAATTAATAATGCCACACGTTAGTCAAGGTGAATTAAATTTAAGTATTGAAGAAGTAGAAAAGCTATACACAGGAAATTTATTTATAGTAAAACCAGCATACAATTTTGAGAACAGAGTAGATAAAGATGTTGAAGTAACAGATACAAAAAAATGGTTCTGGCGAACTATGAAAAAAAACCTAGGTATTTATAAACTAGTAATAATAGCTGCAGTACTTATAAACATCTTTGTAATTTTTGTACCCTTGTTTACTATGAATGTTTATGATAGAGTTTTACCAAATAAAGCTATTGACACATTATGGGTTTTATTAAGTGGTATTGTTTTTGTACTTATTTTTGATTTTATTTTAAAACTAATTAGAGCATATTTTATAGAACAAGCTGGAAAAAGAGCAGATATAAGAATGTCAAGTAAAATATTTGATCAATTGTTAAATATAAAACTAGACTCAAAGCCTGCTTCTACAGGAATGTTTGTAAGTAGGCTTCAATCTTTTGAAAGTGTAAGAGAGTTTTTTACAACAGCAACTATCACAGCTTTTGTAGATTTACCTTTTGTTATTTTATTTATATTTATTATCTTCTATGTTGGAGGACCTATTGGTTATATATCTGTTGCTACAATGCTTATTGCAATACTTTTTTCTTTTTTTATGCAAAGACCAATTAAGAAAAATATTTTAAACTCAGCAAAAGAAGATCAAATAAAACAGACAGTTTTAACAGAAACAGTTACAGGTTTAGAAATTATAAAATCAGTTCGAGCACAAAATAGAATGAGAACACACTGGGAAAAGTCAATCTCACAAACTTCATATTATGGAAATAAAACACATTATCTATCTCAAATAGTTACATACTTTGTAGGTTTAATATCTCAGCTTTCAGGTGTTTTAATCGTTGCAGGTGGTGTTTTACTGGCAAGTGAAGGATCTATGACTATGGGTGCAATTATTGCAGCTATGATGTTAAACTCAAGAGTAATAGGACCAGTTTCTCAAATAGCAGGTATGATAATAAGACTTGATAGAACAATGTTATCTTTAAATAATATTGATGAAATTATGAAAATGCCAGTAGAAAGACAAACTAATCAAAACTATTTAAGCCGACCTCAATTAAATGGAGACATAATTTACAAAGATGTAAACTTTGCATATAAAGATCAAAAATTTGATGTATTAAAAGATATTAATCTAAAAATAAAAAAAGGTGAAAAAATAGGAATTATTGGAAAAATAGGTTCAGGTAAATCAACTCTTGCAAAATTACTATTAAATCTATACGAACCATCAAAAGGTTCAGTTTTAGTTGACAATACTGATATTAGACAAATTGATCCAGTTGATTTAAGAAGATCTATAGGATATGTTCCTCAAGAACCATTTTTATTTATGGGAAGTATCAAAGACAATATTACAATAGGTGAACAATACGCAACAGATGAACAGATATTAAAAGCATCAAAAGTATCAGGAGTTCATGACTTCTTAGGAAAACATGAATCTGGATATGATTTAATAGTAGGAGAAAGAGGAGAAGGATTATCAGGAGGAGAGAGACAATCAGTTACACTAGCTCGTGCAATTCTTTCAAATCCAAATATTTTAGTATTAGATGAACCAACTAATATGATGGATGAATTATCTGAAAATAGCTTTAAGCAAAAACTTTCAACTATTATAGAAGATAAAACAGTAATTATCGTAACACATAAACCATCATTATTATCTCTTGTTGATAGATTAATAGTAGTAGAAGACGGAAAAATCGTAGCTGATGGTCCAAAAGATAATATTGTTGCCTCGTTTGGGAATAAAGCAACAAGAGTGAAAAGAGTTCCAAATGCATAA
- a CDS encoding TolC family protein produces the protein MKISKYKYSLPVLMLLTSLEATSIKDVVEHTVQNNEDIISKSLNNKAFRKYIDEQKGGYYPKLDLTAYLEKKKTVEDSNNSTITNDADQNGSNIQLDFEQLIYDGNLTPSKVKEAKASYKSNKFKNSNDVETILLDSINSYLEMLQYDERVANSEANLKVHESYLSIAKETEAINGEILDKVQTKAKIHSAKSNLFNEMNNKNSAKSAFNKNVGMTLSGGICRPALDESKIPATFDELQKKALTTNYAILEQIANIKEQKAIVSQENSNFLPTLKFKLQGIYDKDLIDQENLDTSIYSGKLELKYNLFNGLSDKRRSQREELFLKEAQLKLDTITKSVVDDLSVSYETYQTAKKQIAELKQFIEENKTIIEIYNDQFDAGTRNFIDVLNVEADLYNSKTNLINTEFAMYKAYYEILKNTSSLQTTIENSNVGTCSNETSDIAEVLKTVQEEETMNDVLSEETEEITTPLQAVESSAMNPKNEYALFVETYKSEASAQNVLASLSSSLENNMKTKIVSNTNGTYTVAIYNIEGSSQAISIKNKLNSKYPGSYYIKKK, from the coding sequence ATGAAAATTAGTAAATACAAGTACAGCCTACCAGTTTTAATGCTTCTGACATCATTAGAAGCAACATCAATTAAAGACGTTGTGGAACATACAGTTCAAAATAATGAAGATATAATTTCTAAATCTTTAAATAATAAAGCATTTAGAAAATATATTGATGAGCAAAAAGGTGGATATTATCCAAAGCTAGATTTAACTGCGTATCTAGAAAAAAAGAAAACTGTTGAGGATTCAAATAATTCTACAATTACAAATGATGCAGACCAAAATGGTTCAAACATTCAGTTAGATTTTGAACAGCTAATTTATGATGGAAACCTAACTCCTTCAAAAGTTAAAGAAGCAAAAGCAAGCTACAAATCGAACAAATTTAAAAATTCAAATGATGTAGAAACTATTCTTTTAGATAGTATCAATTCATACCTTGAAATGCTTCAATACGACGAAAGAGTTGCAAACTCAGAAGCAAACCTAAAAGTTCACGAATCTTACCTTTCAATTGCAAAAGAAACAGAAGCAATAAATGGAGAAATTTTAGATAAAGTTCAAACAAAAGCAAAAATTCACTCAGCAAAAAGTAACCTTTTTAATGAAATGAATAATAAAAATTCAGCAAAAAGTGCTTTTAACAAAAACGTAGGAATGACTTTATCAGGTGGTATATGTAGACCAGCATTAGATGAATCAAAAATCCCAGCAACATTCGATGAATTACAAAAAAAAGCATTAACTACTAACTATGCAATCTTAGAGCAAATTGCAAATATTAAAGAACAAAAAGCAATAGTATCTCAAGAAAACTCAAACTTTTTACCAACTTTAAAGTTTAAATTACAAGGTATTTATGACAAAGATTTAATTGACCAAGAAAACTTAGATACTAGTATTTACAGTGGAAAACTTGAATTAAAATATAACTTATTCAATGGTTTAAGCGATAAAAGAAGAAGTCAAAGAGAAGAATTATTCTTAAAAGAAGCACAATTAAAACTTGATACAATTACAAAATCAGTAGTTGATGATTTATCAGTATCTTACGAAACATACCAAACTGCAAAAAAACAAATAGCAGAATTAAAACAATTCATCGAAGAAAACAAAACAATTATAGAAATTTACAACGACCAATTTGATGCAGGAACAAGAAATTTTATTGACGTATTAAACGTGGAAGCAGATTTATATAACTCAAAAACAAATCTAATCAATACTGAATTTGCAATGTACAAAGCATATTATGAAATATTAAAAAATACTTCATCTTTACAAACAACTATTGAAAACTCAAATGTTGGTACTTGTTCAAATGAAACATCAGACATAGCAGAAGTACTAAAAACTGTACAAGAAGAAGAAACTATGAATGATGTTTTGTCTGAAGAAACAGAAGAAATTACAACTCCACTTCAAGCAGTAGAAAGTTCTGCAATGAATCCAAAAAATGAATATGCATTATTTGTTGAAACATATAAAAGTGAAGCTTCAGCTCAAAATGTATTGGCTTCATTAAGCTCAAGCCTTGAAAATAACATGAAAACAAAAATAGTATCAAATACAAATGGTACATATACAGTTGCAATTTACAATATAGAAGGTTCATCTCAGGCAATTTCTATTAAAAATAAGTTAAACTCAAAATATCCAGGATCATACTACATCAAGAAAAAATAA
- a CDS encoding glycosyltransferase family 4 protein — protein sequence MTPTLIIFSLALFYLTYFSIKRFIKLAPTLNLVDVPNHRSSHKVATPRGAGIVFGLIFIVGLIVFNLNIFSEIKFIVLSILIIYICGVLDDIYTLSSKTKLIFIILASTIAYFSGVQITNIGNFFGFEFNLGFLAFPFTLFAVVAFTNALNLSDGLDGLAGSLSVIILTALLAIGVIYQDDMLIIWPSILISIILAFLLLNWYPAKVFMGDSGSLLLGFIIAILSIKAIEYVNPVSILFLAAVPILDTLTVFRRRIQRSQSPFTADKNHLHHILNNIKQDKKFTVKMLILMQLSFTVIFIQVHKQNDLINLLTFVLLFLVFFNLFDPRARKRAADARLKKKYQKEKKKKKNLKEKLGLIKKNKKNDDNIEGNI from the coding sequence TTGACACCTACACTTATTATATTTTCACTGGCATTATTTTATTTGACTTACTTTTCTATTAAAAGATTTATCAAATTAGCTCCTACTTTGAACCTTGTTGATGTTCCAAATCATAGAAGTTCACATAAAGTTGCTACGCCAAGAGGAGCGGGAATTGTCTTTGGTTTAATTTTTATTGTTGGTCTTATTGTTTTTAATTTAAATATTTTTAGTGAAATAAAATTTATAGTTCTATCTATACTAATAATCTATATATGTGGGGTTTTAGATGATATTTATACACTTAGTTCTAAAACAAAACTTATTTTTATAATTCTTGCTTCTACTATAGCTTATTTCTCGGGTGTTCAAATTACTAATATAGGTAATTTTTTTGGTTTTGAATTTAACCTTGGTTTTTTAGCTTTTCCTTTTACACTTTTTGCAGTTGTAGCTTTTACAAATGCCTTAAATTTAAGTGATGGACTAGATGGTTTAGCTGGCTCATTATCTGTAATTATATTAACAGCACTTTTAGCTATTGGTGTTATATATCAAGATGATATGTTGATTATTTGGCCATCAATATTGATATCAATTATTTTAGCTTTTCTACTTCTTAATTGGTATCCTGCAAAAGTATTTATGGGAGATAGTGGTTCTTTGTTATTAGGTTTTATAATCGCAATTTTAAGTATAAAAGCTATTGAATATGTTAATCCTGTATCTATTTTATTTTTGGCTGCTGTTCCAATTTTGGATACACTTACAGTTTTTAGAAGACGAATTCAAAGAAGTCAATCTCCATTTACTGCTGATAAAAACCATCTTCATCATATATTAAATAATATCAAACAAGATAAAAAATTTACTGTAAAAATGCTGATTTTAATGCAATTGTCTTTTACAGTGATATTTATACAAGTACACAAGCAAAACGACCTAATAAATTTGCTAACGTTTGTCTTATTATTTTTAGTGTTCTTCAATCTTTTTGATCCAAGAGCTAGAAAACGTGCTGCTGATGCGAGATTAAAGAAAAAATATCAAAAAGAAAAAAAGAAAAAAAAGAATCTAAAAGAAAAACTTGGGCTAATCAAAAAAAATAAAAAAAATGATGATAATATAGAAGGGAATATTTAA
- the galE gene encoding UDP-glucose 4-epimerase GalE, giving the protein MQILITGAAGYIGSHVVKQLLEETNYEIIIIDNLCTGFENTIKTLNSLDTSNERIKFYNQDLSIWNEVEEVFKENDIKEIIHFAASLVVPESVELPLKYYLNNTANTSNLVSLAVKYGVKKFIFSSTAATYGEPDKKFIPVNETCPTSPINPYGNSKLFSESVIKDTAFANDDFKFVILRYFNVAGADIEEKIGQSTLNATHLIKVAAEAALRKREKMAIFGDDYDTEDGTCIRDYIHVQDLADAHLKALEYLESNPSDTFNCGYGYGYSVKEVIETMKKVSGVDFQVDIVPRRAGDPSTLISDNTKIKTKMNWVPKYNDLELICKTALEWEKNI; this is encoded by the coding sequence ATGCAAATACTTATAACTGGAGCTGCAGGATACATTGGATCTCATGTAGTAAAACAATTACTTGAAGAGACGAATTATGAGATAATTATTATTGATAATTTATGTACTGGTTTTGAAAATACAATTAAAACGCTAAATAGTTTAGATACTAGCAATGAAAGAATAAAATTTTATAATCAAGATTTATCTATTTGGAATGAAGTTGAAGAAGTTTTCAAAGAAAATGATATAAAAGAGATTATTCACTTTGCAGCATCTTTAGTAGTACCTGAGTCTGTTGAGTTACCTTTGAAATATTATCTTAATAATACAGCTAATACTTCTAATCTTGTAAGTTTAGCTGTAAAGTATGGAGTTAAGAAATTTATATTCTCTTCTACTGCTGCTACTTATGGCGAGCCTGATAAGAAGTTTATTCCAGTAAATGAAACTTGTCCTACAAGTCCTATAAATCCTTATGGAAATTCAAAGCTATTTTCAGAGTCTGTTATAAAAGATACTGCTTTTGCAAATGATGATTTTAAGTTTGTGATTTTAAGATATTTTAATGTTGCAGGTGCTGATATAGAAGAAAAAATCGGACAGTCTACATTAAATGCTACACATTTAATAAAAGTTGCTGCAGAAGCTGCACTTCGTAAAAGAGAAAAAATGGCTATTTTCGGTGATGATTATGATACAGAAGATGGTACTTGTATTAGAGATTATATACATGTTCAGGATTTAGCTGATGCACACTTAAAAGCTTTAGAGTATTTAGAATCAAATCCTAGTGATACTTTTAACTGTGGTTATGGTTATGGCTATAGTGTAAAAGAAGTAATTGAGACTATGAAAAAAGTTTCTGGTGTTGATTTTCAAGTAGATATAGTTCCAAGACGTGCTGGTGATCCTTCTACACTTATTTCTGATAATACAAAAATCAAAACAAAAATGAACTGGGTTCCTAAGTACAATGACTTAGAACTTATATGTAAAACAGCACTTGAATGGGAGAAGAATATATAA
- a CDS encoding phosphomannomutase/phosphoglucomutase gives MSASIFREYDIRGIFQKELNENIVKKIGFYFAKELMAKVPEASFVSVGYDARLHSPQLKEWLASGINHAGLEVLDMGLVPTPVNYFSNFVDFNGLECDGSIMITGSHNPPLYNGFKITINKDPFFGEQIYSMGRDILKDDSVIPDNNITIEIDAKNKYIDYIVNHFKDLKLKGKKFVFDCGNGVAGVVLREILDKLNIKHHILFEQPDGNFPNHHPDPSDEHTLVDIQKELASGEFDFGFAYDGDADRIALLSKENNFKGDILAIFFSKFIENPTVIGEVKCSQVMYDIINSYGKAVMYKTGHSNLKVKIKELNASFAAEVSGHLFFNDRYFGYDDAIYATFRALELMDNGFDYDREYEALPKVYSTPEINITVTEETKFQIIDDLKEALKNPPEDFENIKDIITVDGVRVIFDKGWGLVRASNTTPKLVTRFEANTKENAKRYEEILVKMLNNLEGN, from the coding sequence ATGAGCGCATCTATATTTAGAGAGTATGATATACGTGGTATTTTCCAAAAAGAGTTAAATGAAAATATTGTTAAAAAAATCGGCTTTTATTTCGCAAAAGAGTTAATGGCAAAAGTTCCTGAGGCATCTTTTGTATCTGTTGGATATGATGCTAGACTTCATTCACCACAACTTAAAGAGTGGTTGGCTTCTGGAATTAATCATGCAGGATTAGAAGTACTTGATATGGGACTTGTTCCTACACCTGTTAATTACTTCTCTAACTTTGTTGATTTTAATGGTTTAGAATGTGATGGATCTATTATGATTACTGGTTCACATAATCCCCCTCTTTATAATGGATTTAAAATCACTATAAATAAGGATCCATTTTTTGGTGAGCAGATTTATTCTATGGGTAGAGATATTTTAAAAGATGACTCTGTTATTCCTGATAATAATATCACTATTGAAATCGATGCTAAAAATAAATATATTGACTATATTGTAAATCATTTTAAAGATTTAAAACTTAAAGGTAAAAAGTTTGTTTTTGATTGTGGAAATGGTGTTGCAGGTGTAGTTTTAAGAGAGATTCTTGATAAATTAAATATTAAACATCATATACTTTTTGAGCAACCTGATGGAAACTTTCCAAACCACCATCCAGATCCAAGTGATGAGCATACATTAGTTGATATTCAAAAAGAGCTTGCTAGTGGTGAGTTTGATTTTGGTTTTGCTTATGATGGAGATGCAGATAGAATCGCCCTACTTTCAAAAGAAAACAACTTTAAAGGTGATATTTTAGCTATATTCTTCTCAAAGTTTATAGAAAATCCTACAGTAATTGGTGAAGTAAAATGTAGTCAAGTTATGTATGATATTATCAATTCTTATGGTAAAGCTGTTATGTATAAAACAGGTCACTCTAACCTGAAAGTAAAGATCAAAGAATTAAACGCATCTTTTGCAGCTGAAGTATCTGGGCATTTATTTTTTAATGATAGGTATTTTGGTTATGACGATGCTATTTATGCAACTTTTAGAGCATTAGAACTTATGGATAATGGGTTTGATTATGATCGTGAGTATGAAGCACTTCCAAAAGTATACTCAACACCTGAGATAAATATCACAGTAACTGAAGAGACAAAGTTTCAAATTATTGATGATTTAAAAGAAGCTTTAAAAAATCCTCCCGAAGATTTCGAAAATATTAAAGATATCATCACAGTTGATGGTGTAAGAGTTATTTTTGATAAAGGTTGGGGATTAGTAAGAGCTTCTAATACAACACCAAAACTTGTAACAAGATTTGAAGCCAATACAAAAGAAAATGCAAAAAGATATGAAGAAATATTAGTAAAAATGTTAAACAATTTAGAAGGAAATTAA
- the galU gene encoding UTP--glucose-1-phosphate uridylyltransferase GalU: MIKKCLFPAAGYGTRFLPATKATPKEMLPVLTKPLIQYGVEEAIEAGMTTMAIVTGRGKRAIEDHFDISYELEHQIQGSSKEPLLKEIRDVITKCTFSYTRQIEMKGLGHAILTGGETLIGNEPFAVVLADDLCDAKKGVLSQMCELYKKYQCSIVAIEEVPKEETYKYGVIDGNEIEPGIFMIKDMVEKPDPKDAPSNLAIIGRYILTPDIFEIIKDTKPGKGGEIQITDALLTQAKKGMVLAFKFDGDRFDCGSIDGFVEATNHFYNKTQEKPKKAESKK, encoded by the coding sequence ATGATTAAAAAATGTTTATTCCCAGCAGCAGGATATGGTACAAGATTCTTACCAGCTACGAAAGCCACACCAAAAGAGATGTTACCAGTACTTACTAAACCACTTATTCAATATGGTGTAGAAGAAGCAATAGAAGCAGGTATGACAACTATGGCAATAGTAACAGGTCGTGGGAAACGTGCTATTGAAGATCATTTTGATATTTCTTATGAGTTAGAGCATCAAATCCAAGGTTCTTCAAAAGAGCCACTTTTAAAAGAGATTAGAGATGTTATTACTAAGTGTACTTTTTCATATACTAGACAAATAGAAATGAAAGGTTTAGGTCATGCAATCTTAACAGGTGGTGAAACTCTAATAGGAAATGAACCTTTTGCAGTAGTTCTTGCAGATGATTTATGTGATGCTAAAAAAGGTGTTTTATCACAAATGTGTGAGCTTTATAAAAAATACCAATGTTCAATCGTTGCTATTGAAGAAGTTCCAAAAGAAGAAACATATAAATACGGTGTAATTGATGGAAATGAAATCGAACCTGGTATTTTTATGATCAAAGATATGGTAGAAAAACCAGATCCTAAAGATGCACCTTCAAACTTGGCGATTATTGGAAGATATATCTTAACTCCTGATATTTTTGAAATTATCAAAGATACAAAACCAGGAAAAGGTGGAGAGATTCAAATCACAGATGCACTTCTTACACAAGCAAAAAAAGGTATGGTTTTAGCTTTTAAGTTTGATGGAGATAGATTTGATTGTGGAAGTATTGATGGGTTTGTGGAAGCAACTAATCACTTCTATAATAAAACACAAGAAAAACCAAAAAAAGCAGAGAGTAAAAAGTAA